The sequence TCGTGGCAACACCTGGATTCCGCAGGCGGAAACGCCACACAGGCTCACCTGAAACGGACGACGCCACTACCACAGTCACATCAATCGACGACAAGCCCGCAGGCGACATCCGGATCGAGACTCTGACAGGACCCAAAAAACTCAAACGGAGTCCTCAACATTTGCCTTCTTCCTCGGGGCCGTCCCTCTCTCCGATTCCGGGTCCAAGTCCTGGAGGGTTATCGCCCCTGGAGGACCCACATGGCCAGCGCGTGATCGCCAACATCCGAGAGCGCCAGCGGACGCAATCCCTGAACGAAGCCTTCGCCTCGTTACGTAAAATAATCCCCACTCTCCCTTCGGACAAACTGAGCAAGATTCAGACCCTTAAACTGGCGTCTCGCTACATCGACTTCCTGTACCAGGTTCTGCAGAGTGACGAGATGGATTCCAAGCTGAGCGGTTGCAACTACCTGGCCCATGAGAGACTAAGCTATGCCTTCTCTGTCTGGAGGATGGAGGGGGCCTGGTCCACCATGTCAGCCAGTCACTAGCATCGACTTTGACCAAACAATGTTCTCACTTGATTTAAAATGGGTCACCCATTTGACTCACACGTCTCAGGTTACATCATTGGTTTGGCTCACGGGTGAGGCAAAGACTGTGACTCTTAATGAGAAAATTAGCTTGAAACATCTGCTTTTCAAGCTTACATAGtagtttgttcatttttaagtcATTGATTGGTGTCCagagggtttttgttttgttgttgcctTCAAACAAGGATGCTCATTTCAATTTTTCTGATAATTTGACCACTTTTAAACAAGGACACCGATTAAATGATGTCTCCTCATGACTGAGCCTGGGTACAGAAACTGATGTTTCAAACCTTGTTCTACATTCAGCATCATCTTGAGAACCACAAAAATCACCAACATCAACGTAGGTATGGATCTATAACAtcaattgtcctttttttttttttttttttaactgttaatCATGTTCACAGTCTCAGCTGACTTGGGCCAAAGCCTGAAATGCTCACCTGCCAGTCAGACAGGCAAAAACATCCAACAAACGTCAGCGTGGAGGCGAGAATTCACGTCCTTTTGGCTCATTATCAGCAAGAGTGGAAAAAGCACCCGTTGCTGCCTGCCAGTCTTCAGTCTCTACTCAAACCTCCTTCGTTTGTTCCTGTGCCAAAGAAACCCTTGCAACCGCTCACAAATTCTTTCCCCTCGTTTGGCCCTAAATGTGCTTGCGTTGCACAAAAAGAGCGCGATAGAGCCGCGGTGAGCTGACGACGAGGACTAATGAAAACAAACGGCTTTAGAAAAAGCGATGAATCATATGTGGTGCCATCAAAGGGGAAGGCCAATGCGGGAGCTCTCCCACTGGGCTCCTATAAACCACTGGGATTGATTGAGGAGGTGAGAGCTGATTTATGTAGCACACATGCATAGAGGTAgcctaagccccgccccctttccTCAACACCCACAATCCTATACGCATCAATGACGAGTTTCCTGATAAATCCatgtaaaaatgcacaaaagcaacaaaaatcaattttaaaaacgGCGGGCTTATCACAGTGTTTAGTGGTGGACCAGCCAGGATGCTTCTTAATTGGTTTGATCCTACAATGTTTATGTAAAATATAACAGCACAAAGTTCAAGATATTTATTGAcatttaaagggaaagtcaagtcaaaaatgtcctttaaaTTATGTTCTATGCTCAATTTAACCCATTCAGGCGGAAAGCGCctgccaaaacatgcctctaaaaCCTGTTGGTGATGTGAGAGCAtttgtgtccaaactacggcctgagggctatttgcggcccgccgtccattttttagtggcccgcgacatatcctaaaaatggcatttgactcagttaaaaaaaaaaaaaaatgtttggagatggtcaaagtaagaaggaggGTGTCGCAAAACACAGgttctattaaaggttattttagttaattaaaactaatgaaaaactaaaactaaaattcaaaaacaattttgttaatgaaataaaataaaaacgaagatgcttttttaaaaaagaaaactaactggaactacattttatgtttacaaaactaactaaaataaaactaactataattatagcaaacatgtccttcattttagtctttggtaatgaatttaatgcatgagcctttggggatgtttttaaatgtgatttttagtagatttattttgatataaaccggaatagtgacgttgcgcccatggtgatttttaaatattgcgcagtaagtaataaaacatgaaaaaaaacctaaaactaatactgaaactaactaaactaaaattaagcatttattaaagaactaaaactaataaaaaaaagactaacagaaccaccctgaaagctaattaaaactaactaaatttcaaaactcaaaacaaaataaaaactaaaatgaaaaattccagaactataataaccctactgacaaataaattggtttatatactgaagcatttttctaaatatgcaaaagcacaaataaattatttgtaaaatttttaggactaaacacaatttctcttcataacattatgtggccattGCGTccatctgattttctgtatgtggctctcaaatgaaaaagtttggacacccctgctttagagtCACCCCCAAAAACctggaaattcaacaaaatTGTTGATAACTGATATCTCAGCTCCTGAAGCAGATCGAAAcacaattccaaaaacatttcagagcttACACACAAAcctaagttgttgttgttttttttaataaaccttctaaatatatatatatatatatatatatatatatatatatatatatatatatatatatatatatatatatatatatatatatatatatatacatattaaaaatcaacaaacaacTGTGTCGCATCTGCGGGTATATTTACCTTCAACACTGGAGCACATTTGTAAGCGGTAATTATTCGTCCATTCCGTTACAAAGCCGTCAAAATTTTCAACATCCTCATTGTCAACAAACATATTTCTTAACAATATGTCACTGTCGACTGGTTACATTGATTTGAAGTCCTCCCGTGCCGCCGTCATTTATTTCACAACTCCGGCGAATCTGTCAGCCGCGACTGCTGGAATAAAATTCCAGGACATGCTACAAGACCCATGTCACCCTCTCGTGTATATTCTGATGCACTTCATCGGCTAAGAGACCaagaattggtcaaaacaaaataaaatgacgtaTCCGTTCTCCCGGCTTTCAAGGTAGAATAGCACTAGAGCGCTCCCGGCTCTAGTGGTGGAAACGTGGTAATGCGCTCCCGGCGTTAATGGGTTAAACACGGCATTCCAATTAACATTGCAAAATGACCACCTGATGTTATTAATGTATAAAAGCAGCCGTGACAcatacttaaaaacaaaatacgcaaataaaaaaagatttgtttgaCTCCTGGGTTCCCCTACAGTTGTAAAGTGAAAATGCAAAGACATCGACAAAACGTTTGAAATCCTTTTATTCATGAACTTGTAACGTCTTAACTGTCTCTGCATTTGCATCACCAATCAGCTCACCAACTCAGAAGacaagtgagccgtgattggccgttgcctccTGAgctactatgatgtcattttcagtcaacagcaagtggcaaaatggccacccactgagatggataaaaacgggtggtttttgctgcttcattcaaattccacaaacaagctattaatcagaataccgtttttagactagtggggctactTAGAACATATTACTGTAAATAACCTTTGGGGGATGGACTTGCCCTTTATGATTTACTGGAAAGTTTACCCCTTGCACTTCTATACCAGTATTTTATCTTTTAATCGGAAATGTGCCTGCTGTattaatgaaaatgtatttaaagccTGTTTGCCTTTCTGTCTTTCCAGCTGCTCAGAAAAGGAATTGTTTGAGGCACATCACCATTTCTACCATTCCTGTCATGAGAACGTCGGATGGACAATTTCAAGAATGAAAGGACTGTGATTATTATTGAGAACACAGACTTATAAAGAACTGGAAAGTGTGCAGTTAAAAGTAGATTTTGGACAGAAATGACAAGCAGGAGCTATTTTAAAGAGACATGCCTGATATTGAAACATCAGCACATACTGTATGTCATTCAAAATCCAAGTGACCTGACAATAAAATCCATTTCAAGATTTTCATATCTTATTTTGTTACAGTAGTGATGATGATGTCTCAACTAACATTAGGCACGCACCCCACCCACTTTGTCTCCAGCCTCTTGTTAAATGCTGTCTCACATTCTCCCCGCTTTTCTTTTAATGAGGTCTGCTGCACGCCTTCCTTCGCCTGGCCAGTCACGACTCAGGAACGCTTAATGCTGCCAAACGAACGCGCTTTAATGTGCAATTAAAGGCGTTGGGGGGATTTTATAGCTTGTTTGGACCTTTTTGAGTTACTTTGACTTAAAAGACACAGGCACTCCCGATTCTATATGGTCAAACTACGTAAGGAGAATTGAGATTTACTGATGGTTTATCAAATGCTCATTTGCTAAggtaaaaaactaaacaaaaaacagttagGGTGCAGATAGCTGGATTAGCATGTTGCTTCAAAGATCGCAGGTTCGTGTTCAAATATTGTCTCGTGTGGGGTTTGCAAGTTGTCCtcgtgcttgtgtgggttttctttgGCTTCCTCTCACAAAACCGCAAATTACAAGAACAGGCTAAAACCCTTTAGACTGAACTATGTAACACTCTTAACTAGCtaattgcaaattttttttttttttacaaactgaACTTGTTATATCGagacaaaacacatttattcaTCTTGGTTTGTCTTTCTAAACCAGttgatcatttttttaatgcaactactcttcaggaaaaaaacaaacaaacaagctatttgttttcaaaaagtatttctttttaatcaggaggaaaagacaaaagtacaaaatagaaACTCTTTCTATACATACATATGGTAAGAAATTGAATGAAAATACAACACATACATTATCGGTCAATAAGAAAGAATAGCATAAAGTCCAATTCAACAGTATTACTGCAAGTCCAGTTAGTTAAGAGTTACCAATACACATATAGCTACTAAATGCAACAAGGCACGTAGCTGATGTGTATTTTGGTCTGGGAAGATTCTATTTACAGTGTATTTCTTAAAAGCAGACTACACATGACATCAGCAAAAGAGGCAGTTAAGAAGACAGGAGGCTATTTTGGCCTCTGCATAAGACAACAAACACCCACTGGGGCTTTTATGATAACAGATCACACAACAGTACTGCAATTACAGTACGAAATATGCAAACACTGCACACGCACATTTACTTCATGGACGCCACATGCTGTGGAAGAGCCACAGAAACAACACAGTGGGGAACTTATGGCCCGTGAGAGCATTTTATCCCAGCGTGATATTGTAAAAACAATTAAACCTCACATGAACGGAACCAACAAATGctcataatatactgtataaaaataaacacgttTGGTCATTGCattatattttttcataaatttaAATTTAGAGGCTTGAAGTGAACCCTAGTAGGAAAAAGGCTCCACAGCACTCACTTTACACTGCAAGCgacatagtttaaaaaaaaaaaaaaaggaaatggatatGGATCTCTTCAGATCGGAATTAAGACTTTTTCCAAATGTGGATAGAAATCTGACAATCTACAATGCGACATTTGCATTGtgtcatgcatttttttggtttatCCAAAGCCTTTTCACCGATAACatatttttcaattcaatttaagAGTAGTTTGAAggcaatttatatttaaattattgTGGACTGACAATAACTAGTTATGAGAATTTAGTCGAAAATTGCAACTGCGCTACAATGTGGACATCAGTCTCTGTGTTCCTCACCAAATCCACAGGTTATATGAACAGTATATACATTCCGGATGGGTAAAGAAAAATTCAATCCATTAATTGGTTGTAAACAATTGTGTAATTGTGAAATAACTacatctcaacataaaagaGTCTACAATCAAGTGTAATATTGCAACCAGAAGAGGCAGTGGTGAGCTATGGAAACTGCTTTGGGTGACTGTTCTTCTGTCAAAAACATATGGCATGAAAATGAACAGATTGAAGTTCGTGTCCAATAAAAACAGTATTTAATAATAACTTACTTAATTCTCACCATGGGACATGCCCATCCCTCATAAACATAATGGTCCTTATTATTGCTATTAAAGCCCTTATTTCCAAAAGCTGGCTATTTGCTAGTTATTTTCATGGGTAGGATTCTTGCTACTTATTTGAATGGTCCGCTCAGGTGGGATGGTGGAATGAGAAACGCTATTCAATACTAGTGCTACATCAATCAAAGCAAATGCTGCTTTCCTTCATAGGATATTAAGTTCAACAGTATTTGGGTCCATTGGTGTTATGAGGAGCTCATAAGACATTTAACGCCATTTTGTTACATGTTAAagacaaatcaaacattttttattttttttttttttttttaagagcgttGGAGTATTGTTTTTCCCCAGGCATTGGAATTTCTTTACACTTCACATTCAGGAATGAACAGTGCAATCAAGTAACATGGACTTTTGCCGTTTTTCTTTCAACAAGATTGCAGTTGCGTCTTCATCCTCTCATAGTGGTTAAACTGCATTCATGAAATGATTCAGCATAAAATATTGCCATTCTTATCTGTGTGCTCACGTGTGCATGCAATGACctgatgtcattcattcaatgctgctgatgtgtgcttcaaaaaggaATTTTGGGGGTCAAAGTGGAATGAAGCGGGAGTGCAGGGAATGCAAAGTCCTCCGATGGTCTGAACATAAAGGCAAACTTGAGGCAAGAAAAACAGACACCTGTAACATTGTGCCTGAAGTAGAAAATTGAATGCtgtttatatgtgtgtgtgttcacagAGCTGTCGTGCTGTACAAAAGGCACAATTCATCATCAGTCAAGTTCATAaaacatcttgtattgctcttTGGTGAGGTTGCAAGGTTGCCGCTGAGTGGTCCTCAGCGTTGAGGTGCTAAAACCacgtttgtgtgtctgtgtggcgATAAGGcaagatggttggatggatggttgcCCCTACACCGCCGCCCACTCTTCTGCTGGTGGGCAGTGCTGGAGATCTAGTGCTACAAGTGGGGACAGCCTAGTTCCTGGAGGTGAAGCCGAGTGAGGCCATTGGTCACATGGAGTCACTGTCATGTTCCATTGGCTCATCTGGAAGGCTGCGGGAAAGACACAAAACTGGAGGTCAGCTTCTGAAATCTGACTGATGAGGTCTGCCATGGAGGCGTTTCCCATGACTTGGTGGGGTATGTG is a genomic window of Festucalex cinctus isolate MCC-2025b chromosome 2, RoL_Fcin_1.0, whole genome shotgun sequence containing:
- the LOC144014755 gene encoding twist-related protein 2-like, whose product is MRDEEQTGADHPVGAVVSTEENIGKPPSNACPVLVATPGFRRRKRHTGSPETDDATTTVTSIDDKPAGDIRIETLTGPKKLKRSPQHLPSSSGPSLSPIPGPSPGGLSPLEDPHGQRVIANIRERQRTQSLNEAFASLRKIIPTLPSDKLSKIQTLKLASRYIDFLYQVLQSDEMDSKLSGCNYLAHERLSYAFSVWRMEGAWSTMSASH